DNA from Triticum aestivum cultivar Chinese Spring chromosome 7D, IWGSC CS RefSeq v2.1, whole genome shotgun sequence:
aGAGTTTATAAATTTGAATATTCTTCAGAAATATGAAaaaaattatttctataaaatttTCACTTCTTTTATATGTTTTCTTGAtattttaaaataataaaaaattaaaaatgtTCAGAACTTTAGAAAAATTATAATTTGAAAAAGTGTCATGGATATGAAATTATTTTAGTagatatttgaaaaatgttcaaaattttgaagaaaacaTTTATGAATTTGGAGAAATGTCCAAGAATCTATATTAAGCTCCttaatttgaaaaatattaataagctaataatatccaacaaataaatgaaagtaaaaaataaatataaatataagcAAATATGAAAAATAGTAAAAGAACCGGgatgagaaaaaagaaaagaaaaaaatgagcgAAACCTTCCGAAAATCTAAAGGACTGGCCTATATGGCCAACCAAATAGCGCTTGTGGGGTCCGAGTTTGCTCCACCACCTCAACGGTATGCATGAAATGTAAAATGACTCCACTAAAAAAACAAACGTAAATTGACCCAATAACTGTTGGGAGAAAAAATAGAATTAATGCCAAAACTGAAAAGTGGTGCGGCAAAGTGTGCGTTGTCCTCTAGTATGTCACGAAAAACAAACCTTTTtaaatctctacctaataataaagcaaggAGTGCTTCTGCCCGTCCGTCGTTAAAATTACCCTTGGAGTTGTAAATAATTACCCTTGGTTCGTTTTTTTCCTTCTAAAATCACGGACGGCTTTGGTTTATTTAAGGTAAGCCCATGCCATATATCAAAAGCGCTTCAGTGTCGTCGTGGTATTAGCTTCACCCATTTTCGGCCCAGCTACTCTATTTTTATTTTTCCGATATTCGGGCACATTCAAATGTTTTTTTAACTCACAACTTTCAAACCCAGAATCCAAATCTAACATGTCATATACGAAAATCTCTCAAAAAATCGTGTAGATTTCAAATATGCTATTATATTAATCATTTCCAAAGTTTTGTTTACGATACAACcttaattaaaaaatgttcatgatcattTTTCAATGTTCAAAAACCCAAAAAATGATCGTGAATAGCAAAAGAAGTTCATTGAATCGAAATCGccaattcaaaaaaatcatgacTTTTAAACGACAGGTTAAGATTTGTTCACAGATTTatagaaaatgtttgtgaatttgaaaaatgtagTTTCCTATTTCTATCCAAATGTAATATTTTTTGGGCATCACCGAGGAGTGCTACAAAAAGGCGTAAACATGTAGAAGCAACTAGATAGATATTTCTTTTGTATAATAATAAATTGAAAATACATTGAGTACATTTAAAAAAACAACTTATACTTATTTTATTGCGCAACACAATTTATCATGTTGTTTGTCATGTAGTGTCGTGAAGAATTTAAAGGAATTTGTTGACATCGTCGGGTGTGTGCATGAGGGATGAGattatttttctcccgttgcaacgcacgggcatgtttgttATGTTCTTAAATGTAATCAAACATTTAATTTGCGAGAGCAGCGTTTTGAATCACGACCTCCTCTGCTCCCGgctatgaacagtaaaataaaataaaaaatccaaaaaaaaacttATTTTTGTTGTGGAAGATGTTTGAGTGTGTAATGTCAGTGTCAATTTTCGGTGTGCTTtaacatctgagtagctctcaatAAGAAAGACAAATAGTGTGAGTAGTCACTTGACCTTCCATTATAATTgtaaagaaaaatccacaaaaggaAAAAAACATTGACTTCATTTAAGAAAACAAAATATTCGGCAAAAACAGTGTGAATGGTGACTTGTAATTgcaatattttttgtttttttctgcccTGAAGTCAACGCTGGTTTTTTAGTCGTTAAAatttatatactactccctccatctcgatgtataagtcattcgcgtagttgtAGGACATCGATTTAAGGAATTAAATATGTGtcatatgtcatgaaaagtatatcactagatttctacacggatatagtttctaaatatatattttttgtcacatataatacatatttagatagttaaattgtcgacctagaactacgtgaatgacttatGCAATGAGACGGAGGTAGTAGTGCAAAAGAAAGTCATGTTTATTCTAAAAAAATCTTCTAAACTTTTTTGACTTTTTCTAAAAATAGTTGTAGCCTActaaggcctcttttggttcataggatggattatcataggaataggaattttataggaaatgagatgacatgtatctcaaatcctatgagtaggaataggaaacgatATGTCATTTGattgacaccaaaggaatttttccattgagtctaggctcatttttattttcctataaaatgtggaggataggaactaatcctatgtaggaataggaatccattgctatgaaccaaagggctctaaaggaaaaaatcctacaaGAATCATATCCTCTAGAATTTCTATGAAATTccttcaaaccaaaggaggcctaagtaTTATACTGGgttttttttttgacttttttgacTTCTGAAGAGAAACTGACTCTTGCAGACAAAAGTGCCACATAACCAGACCTATAGCCTACTAAGTACAGTATTATACTTCTCTAAAATACTTGTATAGAACGTGACGGTGGATTAGAGAATGTCATGTACTCTCGAGAAATTAGATTTGGGTCCTGCAAACGACTTTAGAAAACCAAAAGACGCACACAGAGTTGGAGCTCGTCTCATCAAGCAGCGGAACGCCCCCGCCAGCTCGGGCTCCGGGCCCGCCTCGCCCGTGACGTGCGCCGGCGGGTGGTTCCGGTCCGCCCCCTCCGGCAGGAACGCCCTCCACGACCAGTCCGTGCGGCGCATGTTCAGCATCGGCGCCACGCCCTCCAGCCTCAGCTCCGCCTCCGTGCGCTCCTCGCCGCCGAAGCACGGCTGcatcaggatgatgccgaagcagCGCGAAAGGTCGACCGCCGGGACGGAGATGTCGCCGGCAGGGAGGCCGGTGGAGCTGGATCCGAGGTAGCGGAGCACGTCCACGCAGTCCTCGTAGGCGGCCGGGTAGCGGTGCTCGGGCGCGAGGCGGTAGTTGACGGAGACGACGACGGAGCCCAGCTCGCGGCAAAAGCGACGGCACATGCCGTCCACGAGCGTGGAGGCCGCGGAAGTACACGATGACGGGGAGCGGGGTCGACCCGGCCGCCTCTGCCGTGCGGGAGTAGACCCGCGCCCAAAGGTTTGGGAGGCGTCGACGGTAACATCGGCTGAGCGGACGCCGGATGCGTCCGGGCGCAGCCTCGCGGGCGTCTGCCGGTCGCCGAGGGAGAAGAGCCAGCGGTTGATCGTGCCGTCGCGGCGCTGCGAGAGGTCGAAGGCGGTGTCGAGCGCGAATAGCTGGAGCCTCACTGTCCACGGCAGCGCCGGCCGGGGGCTCTCGTCGGCAGCCGTTTCTTGGTTCTTCGCCTTGGTCTCCATTTCTCCCTTCTCCGGTGCTAAATTAAGCCGGCCGGGAgcaagtctttttagacatttcaaatgaacaaCAATAtagggatgtatctagacatattttataatatatattcattcattttgtttcgtgtgtagtcatttgttgaaatctctagaaagacttacatttaggaacggagggagtagaaaattttgcacggatcttcatGTAAAATCTTATGAATATAGGATAGACCGAGACTTGGTCTgatcgactgagatttagcaatccCAATTTACTATAAGCTTTTTCTCACTAAAATCGATATACCGTGGATCAATAGATACGGGAATACATCTATTTCCAATAGGAATATAGTTTCAAGCATATTCAAGATGTATTCTTCTAAACAAATTCAAATGATTTATGAAATTCAATATTCCAGTCTTTTAGGTTCCTATGAATATCATTATCCTGGGAAATGGTGTTTGCTTGTGTTTAAAACCCAAGTTTGGTGCTTAAAGTTTTCTCCCTTCTCCCCACGAGTGACTCCAGCAAATAAGGTTTCCCTGCCTCCCGCTGACGTCGCCGCTGATCTGCCTTGCCTCATGCGGTCTTAGGGCCATGGAGGTGCGGTGGATCTAAGCCCTTTCCGATGGAAGGGCTCCTGCTTTGTTTCATGGTGTTTTTTAGtttgcttagggtttgtgtcctattcAAAAAGGCGAAGCAGTGGCGGTtcactgaagatggaataaagttctTCCCGCCCAACCCACATCCCAGCGGTGCGTCTAGAAACATAGTCCAAGTCTTCACATACCCTTCCATGCATTGGTTGAGTCTTGTCTTAAAAGTCTTGCCCTTCTACCCATTGGTTGAGACATATGGTCCAGGTCTTCGATTAAGTCATGTCATTTCATCCATTTGTTGGACATTTTTCGCAAAATAAAAATCCATTTCTTGGACATAATATGTTCTATGTCTGATATTAAGACTTGCCCTTCAATGTATTGGTTGATACATACAATTAAAGTCTTTGATTAAGTCTTGTCCTTCTATCCATTTGTCGGGATATAGTATAGCCCAAAGATTTGATTAAGCCTTGCCCTTTTCATGCATTGGCTGATACATATAGTCCAAGTCTTTGGTTAAGTTTTGTCCTTTCATCCTTATGAGGACCGAATCTCAAGGCAAGATTAAGTCAACGACACTTCACTTTCAGCAATAGTAGCCTCTCAACCGTCCCCGCGATGTACACGAAGTATAAAGTTTGAACCTTACCAAGGAAAAAAATCTAGACAATGGATCACAACACTTAAAAGGATTTACATGTGAGAAGCTGTGAATCCACAACAGAAAACTAAACTAACTTCCAAGCAAACATTTCAAGTTTGGAAGCCACAAAGATATAGCCCAGATCTCTCGTTGTAGTGCAGGTACATGTCCTTAATCCTGCATCGAGAGCCCATAATTTTTCAACACCTAAATCCATGAAATCCAGCCGAAGGAAATCATGGCAGAAACATGCGCCGTGGTTTACATCTCCGAGAAGGACTTCTTGGCATTCTTGTGCAGGTTGGACACAGCAATCCTCGCTGCGAGCTGCAGAAGAACCACACAGGCACCTTCCTTCACCTTGCCcttggggaggaggggggcaacactTGCAGCGCCACGACAAGGCTTTGCGAACGCCGCCGGCGAGAGCGTGCAACAGAGGGCGTCGAGAGTGGCGGTGGCCTCCGTCTTGGCAAATCCAAACTCAACAGAAACATCCCTTCCGCTCCACAGAATAGATAGAACTCTTTCCCTCATAAGGCAGCCAAAATGCAGTGTTGCACCCTGTAGATTAAACATCATCGTTCTTGGTCTCGGAACAATGTCACGCTCTGCATATTGAATCTTCAGATAAGTACTTGCACTCGTAAGTGCATTCCCTTAGGCCGCATTCAACACCAGCGAAGCATGTGCCTCGGTCTGGAATTGAACAATGACAAAAAATCTTGAGTTTGCAGAGATGTTCTTTGGAGGCCTGAGCTTGACCGCATAGATGTTGCCAGCACAAACAAACAGAGCAGCTCTTCAAACCTGGAGAATAAACCCAGACAAAGCCATAAGAACATAAGCATAGCAATGTAGGCACAGAAACCAGCAAAACACATATGAAACAGAGCCGATTCAACAGATGCAGAGCAACAGAACGGCACCAGAACTATTCCGGGTTCATTATATCAGGCCACCATACATTATATCTAGAGCATCTTTTCCCTGAAATTCACATAAGCTTTTAACTTGCGAGTGCTATGACCCTCTTCCCCACATGCAGAAACCTAAGAAGATGCTGATGAATCAACTTCATACAATGTGCTTTCAGCCAAATTAATAGACATAAGCAGCATAAAGCTTCTAACTACCTCAAACGCAACAATATGATTGTAAGGAAATCTAGAAGAGAGAATAGAACACAACATACCAGCATCATCATTAGCACACAGACTCACATCACATGCATATCTCTGCACCGACCAAAGAAAGAAGGCAAGGAGCAGCACATTACCAGGACTAAGAACCACAACCAGGATGCTAATGGACCACGTTGGCATCAACCATCATTGAGTGCAACAAGGGTCGGCGGAAATTGTCAATCTGAAAATAGAGTGAAAGCATCATTAATCTTGGAATAAAACTAAATATTAGAAAGAAAACATTGTCTATAAAACATAGAAAGAACATGATGATGGTCACCTACAGCTCATACAAAATTAGCGACATCGAGAGACAACAAATTATAACTCAAATTAAATATTTGCACAATTCAAATATCTGCACGAAAATCTACAAGCAAACAAACCTACAACCCCATGGATCTTTCATTGTACAAAGGCATCTCAATATACACTTAGAGCTTGATAATAGAAATGAGTTATTTTAGTCTGCCAAGCATTTTGTGCCTACTGCAATCATGAAGTATACTGTGTAACCAACCTAATTGTTTTCTCATTGTTACCAAGAAGGAAGAACTACCTAAATATCTAAGAGGAGGGCAGTGAGGAGGATGGCTTGGGTACTGATTCAAACTAACAACCGATAGATCGGGTTTCACATTAACATAAAACAACATCACATTTATCATCGAGTGCTAAGCTATCATCATACAAATGCATGTCATTTCTGGTTTGACGTGGACATACTGAATGAAGCAACGGGAAAACATAGAGATCAGAACAGCAGTCCATGTAGCAGACAAAGTCAAAATAGCAACAATTTCGGTCGCTTCTAGGACTATTAGAAGTGGGCCATGCACTTGCAGGTCCTATTGCCATTAAAATAGACCCAGGCTACCCCATGGTAGCACATTTAGAAGGTGCCAAAATCTAAACAGAAATCTGAACATATCTTAACTGAATCAAAATGACTATCCTATACTTGTGAATGCAAATAGAATAGCCAGGAAAACACATCAAGTTACTCAATGGCAGCATGCACACGCATCAAAAGGTGCTGAAACCTAAACCAAAACATAAACATATATTAACCGAACCGATCAAACCTAGCTATCCGATCCAGGCCAACCAATGGCATCACATATATATCGACCGAAATGCATTGGGCCAATGTCGCAAACACAAAAAGTTCATACAGGCTAGAATGAGCTAATAAGaaatccgaatagaggatcaaTACACAAGTTTATGATTGTGGATAGGTTTGCGTTGTTTAGAGATGCGGGTTGCAGGCTATATCCATGCCAGGACAGTACCTTGTATGTATAAGACTGAAGGATAATATTTTTAAGAATCTGGATCTAACTTCCATTTACCAAAAATTATAGCATCTATATTGTGTAGAGGGTTCAGATATATATTTGTTCACCAAGCTTCTTTATTATGTCCATCTCTTTTTTTAGTTGCAATATAACACAACGAGCCATTGTTAGTCCGAAACCAGACTGTACGCGAATTTGGGCGCATTAATTTCACAAGCCAGGGAAATAATGTACTTCGCCAAGACGTACCATAGCTTATTCCTCTTATTTCTTTCTTAGACATGCACACAACAAAATTAGAGGAATTTTAGGGAAATAAATGAAAGATTGATGCGAGACAGGAGTGGGCAAGCATATGGGAAACGAGCACTTGCAAGCATATGGGAAACGAGCACTTGCACCGCTAACAAGCCCTGGAGGCTCGGGGTGACATGAGGCGCAGCATCTGGTCGATCACAATGACCATCTGAATTTCAACACCATGTCAGCTTCCTCTGCTCTAACGCCATGGCTTGCGAGCATCGGATGCCACCAAAGCTGATCCCTGCCTACCAGGACACCAAAATTATAATATGAGAAGATAGTATAGGAAGAGGACAAATTTTGGTTAATCATCCCACAATGCTACTAAATTCCTTGGCTCAGTTAAGGTGCTTTTCAACACCATCACGGAACCGGGAGTAAACTGCGCCCATCTCAGCAGCTGCCACACACACTGGTGCCAGCCACGCGACAGCGGCGGTGAGGAGGCCGGCGGCATACTCAAACGTTCAAAGTTGTTCAAAGCTCTTCAGGTTGTCTATCTATCTCAAATTCCTCTCTCTTTTACCAAAAGTTAGACACGGTCGAAAAGTCAAAGAAACAAAATTCTTCTGGTTGTGTATCTCTCAGATTCCTCTAACTTCTTTAAAATTAGATGCGGTCGAGAAGGAAAAGAAATTAACTTTGTGCACTATTTATACACACTGGGAGGAGAAAAATATATGGAAGAAGTAAAACCAATTAGAGTGGCATCTAGGTTTATAAATATACAAAATTGTCGAGCATGAATTTCCCTTTTACACTTTGTCTAGCAGATTAAGTATATAACAAAGCAAACAGTAAATATGTGAGCTCAGTGTCGCTTGTTGGCAAGTAAACGAACGGCAACCAAAACTGAAGATATACATGTTCTGGAGAGGATAGTGGTTGCTTCTGTTTGTTGCTGGCCCTCTTCTGTCCAATGCTACCAATCATATGGTCAGCAACTAAAACAACCATGAATTAAGAAATTAGTTAAATGTAATTAACAACAATAGACTTCACATATGAATCCAAAATGGCAATGAACACGAACCCTAACGGCGCATCACCAGAAAATAATGGAAGGAAGGATGGACGTTCCGGGAGTTACCGGTCCTGGCGCCTTGGGAGGAGGTTGCCTTTCGGAGTCCGTCCTCTTGGTGATGAAGCTGACGCCGATGAAGCTGAGAATGAAATTTTGTCCAACATAGTACAACCTCCTTTAATATTTTTATAGGATTCGATATAGAAGAGGAATTCGGACAAACTATAAGTGTATAAGCATCTACAGAAACTTAtctacaactttcatgttgaaagttATTTTTATTCAACCTCTAATAGGCCCTAAACTGGCAAATGAAAAAACTGCGCTCAGGATAATAACTTCCTGGACAACAAATTAAATTGATGGCTGCTCTGAAACTGCCCGGCCAAAAAGCACAAACAAATACTCTTTGGAAAGCTTGAGACCTACACTACAACTTATATTTGGAGACTCTTGAAATTATGGACTGATCAGCCCAGAATTGGCCCAAACATTACTATCCAAAAACACCAATTCCTCTAACTGAACCAAACTATTCCTCTAATTATGTACAGCAGGGGCAGCAGTGCTAAATGCTTTCTTCTCTACAGATTCTTATAGCAACAAAAGCATTTGTGCATAGAAATAAGTGCCTTTCATTGAGCTTTTCAATTCAGCACACATGAGCAATTAACtttcaaaatcctagaataatAGAGGCATAGGTAGGAAACACCAACCTGCAATAGATGTTGCATAGAGAACTTTTCAGTTCAGCACACATGAGTATTTAACTTGCAAAATCCTAGAATAATAGAGGCATAGGTAGCTGTAGTGAGAAGGAGAGGAAGCACCAACCTGCAATGATGTTGGATAGAGAAAATAAACAAGAACAACTCAGCAGGAGCATATCCGCAAGCCAATGGGGATAACTAAAAGTAGCAATGTGTGAAACATAACAGAGAAAGTCCAATCACTAAGTTTCATAAGAACACAGACCACAAAGGTATATTGTGAGAGATTGATCTTGGCTTACCTTCTGCCAAGGACGACGTCGACGACACCGTTGACGACCGCTTCGCCAGCAGTGCACCAGCGCCGCGCCTGCTTCAGCAGCTGCTCCTCTCATCCCCGGCGGTGCCataaagagaaaaaatgaaaaagAGGAATCAGGGGAAGAAGCAGAGCAACGAAGAGGAGAAGAGGCAGCGATGGTGAAATAATGAAACAGGAGATGTGGGGATGCAGCCCACACAGGAGCATGGTGGCTAGGGTTTTTAGTTTTTACCTCATACTCTTATCCCTTGGTCAGGCAGCGGTCGATCCAGAAGCACGGCACGCGGCGGCAACGGAGttctccctcctctccttccttctctctctctccctcttatcTTCTCTCTCTCCTGCAGATCGAATCGAGCACCGTCAGCGTCGCCTTTTGCCTGCAGGTCGTCGCCGCCGCAGGAGAGAAAAGTGAAGGGGCAGAGGAGGCGGCTTAGTGGTGAGCAGGggagaaggggaggaggcggcgatgcAGGGGGGAGTAGGCGGacgcaagggaggaggaggcggcgcagaTGAGGGCAGGGGAGGAGGGGAGCGGGGCTCGAGGGGAGTGGAGGGATTGACTGTTCAGGGATGCGAGGGATTGGTGGCTAGGTTTTCACCATGCACCACGATTCAGCCCCACGACTCTTCCTTTTCTCACCCTGGGCCCGGGAAAATTTGAGGCCCACCCGTCATGCAAAAAATTGAAACAAAGGAGTCACGAATAACCAATGGCTAAGACTTTGACAGCACTGTAAAAATCCTGTCGCTGTGAAATCGAACGGACCAGCTGACTTAGGCCCTGTTCGGAACTTCCTCACTCCGCGGAGTTGGGGAGCTGGGTTTTGGCAGCTCCGGCAAATTAGGCTAAAGTGTGGTCCGCTCCGGGAGCGGAGTTAAAGGAGTGGATAGAAACTGAACGCAGCCTTAGCGATCGCAAGTGCTTCCTGGGCGGGTAGTGTAGCGGTGTTTATATGTTCAATCTGCCTTTTACCTCTCGACAGGCACCAAAAAAAAACCACTTTAACATGCATGCGCCATATATTACCATTGATCCACTTGGTTTAGGTGGACCCCAGCAAAGGGCAACACGTCCCACAGCGATGGACCTACTCCTTGTGCATACGTGCGTAGCTCATCTCATCGATCGCTAAAACTatatacatactccctccgtccgaaaatacttgtcattaaaatctagatgtattttagttgtagatacattcattttaATAACAAATAATTCCAGACGAACGGGAGTACATGCTAGAAGAAGTTGCCCGGAGAAGAGAAGATGAGTTCGATCTTCATCACGCCACATCATAGACATATATGATACTTTTGACGCCCAATTACACGAGTTCCAGTtattagagcatcttcagccgcgccctCAACAggcccccaggccactttttcggcgccggcaccaaaaaaacgccccagtcgcttcccaggacgccgaaaatcgccggttcggcccttttttccgcccggcggtcacaggccgaacccggcgcactggggggcaattgggggctccggcgcaagggaaaagcgcggctggcccacaccgtcaggGAAAAGGTCAtgattttcttccccgactcgcctcccacccccgcgccctcggccgccactagctatatcccggtgccgcccgcccttcaccgctagatagccattccccgccggaaaaatagcagagcttcgccgcggcagcccctccaacagcagctgggcgtttccgggcGCGGAGGGGCAGTTCAGcagcgggtacacgcccaccgggcgcaaggtgttcggcgatttgcctgcctcggcgatggactcggatgacgaggaagcgctcgccgcgctgctggaggaggaagccaaggccggcgtccaggaagaagagcatctcatggtgctcgccgccctcgcccagctgttggcgagcaatgaaaagccgcggcgaggtggctcggcgtcggggcgggtgaaagcaaagaaccggcatcgtctcgaaggctactgcatgctctactccgactacttcgccgatactccacttcacggcgagaaaacatttcggcgccgttatcggatgagccgaaagctcttcctcaggattgtgaattccatcagggagttcgacaactacttcaagtgcaagatggat
Protein-coding regions in this window:
- the LOC123169311 gene encoding uncharacterized protein isoform X2 — protein: MAPPGMRGAAAEAGAALVHCWRSGRQRCRRRRPWQKLSPLACGYAPAELFLFIFSIQHHCSFIGVSFITKRTDSERQPPPKAPGPLLTI
- the LOC123169311 gene encoding uncharacterized protein isoform X1 — translated: MAPPGMRGAAAEAGAALVHCWRSGRQRCRRRRPWQKFSMQHLLQLHRRQLHHQEDGLRKATSSQGARTVADHMIGSIGQKRASNKQKQPLSSPEHVYLQFWLPFVYLPTSDTELTYLLFALLYT